The sequence below is a genomic window from Anopheles cruzii chromosome 3, idAnoCruzAS_RS32_06, whole genome shotgun sequence.
agagagagcgagggagaggCGAGTGACGAGATTCGAGAACATAACTCAATATTTGCCTGCAATTTGCCtagaaaatattgattttaatgCCCTCATCGTTTCTTTGCGAGAAACTTGGCACCGGCACCCCGCCCGGGAGCTTGTATGCCTTTGTATGAGTGTGTCTTTGTGaggaaaatatgcaaaacctATGCCAAGTTAGCAAATAGAATTAGTCCCGCTGCTCCAAGCGGATGCAACGGGAAGCTTTCCGGGATGAACGGCGTTTTTCTTAACGCATTTATGCTGCGTTGGGCAGAAATTTCCCAACCAATCCGGCCGCGTGATGGACAACCGTCACACAAAAGTGCAAGCTTCTGCTTAGATTTTGCGGGTGCCAAAAGTTTCGGTCGTTTTCAGAGTTGGACGCCGGAGTCCGAAGCATATGTAACAAGCGCGTGCCACCTCCATCAAAACCGGGCCCCGGCATCCATTATGCAGCAGAATTTGTAACTGAAATTGATGAAACTTTTGAAGCCCGTGGCGATGGATCAAAAACTTGGCCCCGTTTCCCCTCGGTGAGGACcctcgccgcacacacacacggcgagtGACATGTAGCGCCACGGAGCGCACCGAAAGTTTTTCCATTAAATCCACACTTCGAGCGGGAACCTCCAGCCAGGCTTCCGGATGCCAGGTCTCTGTCGGCAATGGGGGTGTCGAACGACGAGTGAGCCGAGCCTGAAGTTGCTGAATCCTCTTTGATGATGATCAAGAgcaaacatttaattttaattaaattctctTCCCACTTTCCGGGGCTCGGGCCTTCAAATGACTCATCGGATCGATGCGCACTGCGGGCTGTGGAGGGATGGAAGGAGTGCTGCCATGATCGAGTACGATCAACGGCAGTGTCGGAAAGTCGACCAGGACACTTGGCGCTTGGCGCGGCGAGTGTCGCGGCCATCTGTCGGCGAAGTTTCGGACCAGCTGCGGACCACTgaagaagcgaagcaaagGGCGGACAAGCGAAGAACACTGAGAACACAcaaattttggtttttggtaATTGTAAAGAATTTTATTTCCCTCAAATCAAGTTGCAAGTCAAACAGTGCGCATAAGATACAATGCAAAACGTCGCGGCGCCGAGGAGGCGTCGGGTCAGTCACATCACTTCACGATCGCAGGTCCACCGCAGTCgcttcgtcggtggcggtggtcgtcCTGCTCCTTCGATGGTGCGTCGGCCTGCGTTGGCGCGCTTAGTCCTCGAGGTCGAAGGCCTGGTCAGCCTCGGAGAAGGAACGGTATCCGTGGGCGGGAGCGGGCGCGTGGTATCCTCCGTGGTGGGCAGGGGCGGCGTGTCCGTatccgtggccaccgtgggctGGGACGCACGGCACGTGGGCGACGTTGGGAGCGCAGCCGACCAGCAGGTTAGCGCCGCACTTTACATGCGGGGCCTTGGCAGCGTAAGCGTGGACGACCGGGGCCGAGTGGTGAGCGTAGCCGCCGTGgtgagccggagccggggcgtggtaggccggggccggtgcgtGGTATCCCTTCGGGGCGTCGTATCCCTTGGGCGCCGGGTAGTCGGCCATCGctccgatgacgacgatcgaCAGGATGACTGCAGCAACGATGGTGTTCATCTTGATGAaaggttggtggtggtggtggtggattgGGTTGGCACTTGGGCTAGGACACTTGCTGTTTGAAGTGAGACCGGATGGTGACTGATGACTTACTCGGTGCCACCGGTCACTATTTATAATCCGAATTTCACCAGAACCGCGAGGTCCgggttggcaaacaaaaaacatcgCCCGTTGCGAACCGGCCGAGGCGGGCCGCCCTTTTTCCGCCGTCAGCACGTTACCGGGGTcgggggccagcagcagcagcgcccgtGAGGTGACGATGTTTccaaattttatttatttattttttatttttcatcaagCGCCCTGCGCAGCGCTCCGTTGGCCGGACACGTTGTCCAGGTGTGGGGCAAGCGCGACATCGCAACAAGGAAATTGGGCAGTCACCAACAACAAGCTGGCCACCAACGGGCCAGCCGTTTTTTGCCGGCAGTCAAAGGTTGGTGACTTGCTGCCACTTGCCTGGTGCTACAAACCGCGAGAAAACAAGTGGGACCCGAAAGAAGAACCACCTGAGACAGCGGTTTGTTGAACCTTCAGAAAACATGTCACAAACTAGCAAAAAGGTTCTGAAGTAATTGTTTCGGGTTTGTTTCGGcaattataatttaaaatttctaGAGATTATCTTCACGATTTGCTTGGTTCCAGACATGAgctggtttggtttgtgtAATTTTATCGTAACGACTTTTTGAACAAGCCGCTGAACGCATTTGAAGCTAGTAATGTGTGTTCTTTAAAACGTGTTGACAAAATTTAGCAAAAGTGGTTGATGTAAAGTTCATTGTAGCATCGTTTCTGGAAAAATTTTGCTACAATTTgtaaaggaaaataaataaagtaggttttgttcgtttttaaAGGAGGTGTGGACATTTTGTTGAGAAAGTGCTACACATCTACAGATAAAGCTTCTCAATCTTTCTTGTAAATTGTTACGGTCAGACAGACTATTTCTGTACATTTACGCATGAAATACTATTTATGCCTAATGGGCTTTGTGGGTACAttttttcgatcatttcgCTCCAATAAGGCGGTATTTCTGTAATAACGCCGCGAATGTTGGCTTGCATCAACTCTACACAttgcgatgaaaaatgttccAACTGATGTAAATTGCTCGAAAGAGATAGATTTAGTTTATCGCGAACTATATAGTTAACCACGAGCCTCAATCTATTCGGCGAAAGGAATTGATTTCTTTAGTCTAACTGATTTTGAGGCCCTTGAAACGGtgtatttgcattttgaatgtTCAGGTTTTGGGTCAGTAAAAAAATACTGACCACCGTTTTACTGGCCCTTGACTGTTCTATTCCGACCACCGCCAAACGTAGACGCAAACGGAGCCTCTATATGAATGTCAACAACGAAGGCCACGTGCCTAAAATTCCAAGagtggtttatttttaaattaactttaacattattttatttaaacatcAACTTAAGTTTGTTCGGTTTGAAAACGTCCACTTCAGCGTGATGTCCTTCAACCGTCCTTGTCATGGTCGTGTCGATGGTCATGTAAAAATCTTTATTCTTTGCTGAACATTTTAAGACATggtttaataataatttttttccaCGCATCTTTGTTACATACAAATTTATGGAAGATCATTCATTGCTTTTTAaggttttttaatttttccatcaaaatGACTATACTTAAGTAGAAACAAACGCTCATAACTATACAGTGAAAGTATATAATTTTAGCCACCAATTAGTTTCTGAGCGTCATTCAAGATTTTGTGGTTGTTTTAAAACCATCTTaggatttttttctaattACTGCGACACCTAAACATCGACCTGATTCTTTTTTGCCAGGCAGCTAACGCAGCTCAGCTACTGCAAATCGTACCGTAGAACGTTTTACATATCATATAATAATTGAACCTTTTGCGGTCAAATATTGGACGGAGCGTGTGTGCCAAAAAATGAGCGATTTAAACCCTTTTGCGTGAtgatttttgtaataaaaaaatgccGTTGTACATTAAGGAAGTATCGCTCAAAAATATTAGAATCATCGTTTAGTCATAATAGAAACCATTTCCAAATAACATATTGTGCATATTGTGTGCATAGCATATTGTGTTACAAATCAAATATAGCATTTTATGCCCAATAATAATCAAGCAGTATAAAGTATACCTTTAGTTTGCATTATATTCTACGATACTTCTAGCGCATTTGTCATACCTTAAAACGAAGCATTAGAAAGAATAGAAAGCATTACATCAACATTTGGCACCCGTTGTTCCGTCACAAACCAGTcgcaaaaatggcaataacCTCGGCAGACACTAATTGCCATGTATTCAAATGTTGGTGGCTCAcaaaaaattggccaaaaaaaaccctgaaaAGGGTTTATTTGGCTACTTGAGCTGGCCTTATGCCGGATGGTAGCTGGAAAACCATTCAATTAGCTCCGGATTTGTGTGGTACATTTTTTACAAACTAAACCCCTTTCTAGACGCTTCCGAAAAGCTGCTTATTATTGGCACGATGGCACTTTCCGTTTACAAACCCACAACTGCCGCAAAAGCAAACTTCGGATCATTACGGCTTTCAACCGTGCATTTCGGCCGTGGGGCCGAAAATTGCTGAAACAACGGACCCGTGTTGGTAATGGGCGTTTTGTAACTTTAGTTGCCAGGTCACTAATGAGACCGACTGGGCAAAAGTGTTCGAGTTgcacgggggaaaaaaacggctaCGGAGAAGAGCGTGGCCCGAAACCCCGGCGGGGGTTGcgtccggatcgatcgatcgatgggtgAAAAGTGCTGATGCTGAAcaccgtttcgttcgcttttcgccGGAAATTGACTATTCAACATATAAATTGGTGCACCGGGCGTTTCCGTCGATCAGTCACCCGCCAGCGGCACAGTCAATCGTCATCAACATTGTCGGCCGAACATCAACCCACCAGCAGAGAGACAGCATCAACATGAAGTGCATCCTGCTCGCTGTTACGATCCTGCTGGCGCTCGCTGCTGGCTCGCGCGCGGACTACCCGGCCAAGGGATACGGCAAACCGGCGCACGTTCAGTGCGGATCCAACCTGCTGGTGAGCTGCCACCCACAAGTGGCGCACGTGCCGTGCCATCCGGCCCACGACGGATACCACCACCAtgcaccggccccggcctaCCATGCGCCAGCTCCAGCATACCATGCTCCGGCGCACCACGCTTCGGCCCCCGCTTATCATGCTCCGGCGAAGTATTAGGCAGGTTGCGCGATTGGTACCAGTTTTAaaagcgtgtgcgtgtgttcaTTGAGGTGTTagttaagtttttttttctattatttggAAGTTTAGTAAAACAAATTATCGAAACCAAAATATCTGaccgtttgtttcgttcctttcTTTGAATGTTCATCCGTGAGTTCGTTGGGAAAATTGGGGTTGAAAGGGTTGAGATAGGTTCCCGCCACAAGTTGCAAGGTTGGGATCAAGTTGCGAGGTTGGCAAACATCTGAGAGTTTTTCGTCGAACGACAGGATTTATTTTTGAGTTCCTTTTAATGTATGTTAATTTTCTGTAAATATTGTGCGGCATGAAAACagaatttttcttcgccaatcCTGCGAAAATGTATCCTAAAGATGATTCTGATTGTACAATGATTCAATTTAATACTCTCTTGCGAGGTTTACATACAAGGAAATAAAAGGTAATTCCTTCAGTAGAAGTAATCATTCATATTTAAAGCGAGCATTGAGCTCGGCCCGGCCATGGCCATCGAATGTTTGGGTGTCCCGGTTAGCCCGGGCTCGGATCGAAAGCAATTTTCCAGAAAAGATTCGATGCTTTGAAGTGCACGCCGTGCGCAAACAGTTTGCTTAAAGTGCGCTAAATTGGAGCAACCCAAGTTTATCCGAACGACCCGAAGTGGCGCTCCGGCCCCGAACAGGTTGAGTTTGGTTTAAATAAACAGTAAAGTATGCCAGTCGATTGGAAACCACATTGCAACATCCCTCCCACCCTCGGGGGGGCCGCGGCCACCCACCCGTTGTGTGGTTGAGCCAATCCGCAATATTGCAATCCACCGGCCGTTGGCCCACATCCGGGACGGGCGGGacctcctccgccgccacctgccgggcccggacccggacggagTCCACAGGAAGCCCACAAACAATTTGCATTTCCGCTGACTtgtatgaaaatttaaatcatgTTTGGTTTTGCCCGCTTTCCGCTGTGTCAACTGCCCGTGGTCCggagtccgtccgtccgtgtgtccggCAGTCAAATCTGCTGTCCAGCTGCGTTGCCGGGCAGGGCAGAGGCGGGGCGGGGCAGAGGCGGAAAAAAGCACCTCGAACCACTATCggggaaataattttacaaaacaacacaaccaaAGCCCGAGGTGAGCGCCGAGTTTGCCATTCGGTTTCCGGCGAGCCCGGCGTGCATTGCCAtggaaacgtcaaacgtcagGAGTGGCTCGGTGTAATGAAATGCAGCTCCGAAATGCACCGAGCACTGTTTTGGTTTACTCGGACGTCGTTGGTTGTTGCTTTCAATTGTGACTGTTTGCTCCGTGTGCCTATCCGAGAACATCCGAttgatgttttatgctgcctcgTATGTCCACCGTGCAGCGTGCGCTTTTGTCCGAACCACTAAAGACCGTGCAAAAGGCCCAGAGTGACAGCCAGAGTCACTGATAATTTTGTTGACAATTCGCTCGAAAAGCATTTAGGAAGCTGGACGATGCTTCTTTCAGTCACCCGGGACCATTTGGTATTCCTATCATTAACGGGGCCGCTCACTGTGTTCATTGTGTTTTTCCCCATTGCGATTCTATATTTAGGCCTATTTCGTATGAAGCGACCATTTTTGGAAGGCAACGTCGTCCGTCACCAACTGCCACTCTGCACGTCAAAGCAGAACAATAGGGAGGCTACACCGTAACGCATAAGATGTTCGTTTCATTGTTAAAACGGACAACACAACATAGGAAAaagttttgattgattgtatTTTATCCATCGGGCCGAAATTCCatccgccgagcggtcttaGGAGCCTTGGTAACAGAGAGGAAATGTCAATCTCTGTGACTTACTGTAACGTTACGTTACGAGCGTTACCGAGCGAGATGAGATTAGAAAGTGATATTttccgtttctatttttttatttttttcttgcatttttcaacaattttcTTCCAACATTTTTGTATTATGAGTATTTATTATTGAATCGCCTAACCAAACTGGTGGACTTTTGTGACGTACATCTTGTGCCAGTAGATGCAATGCACTCCACTGTAACGCTGGTAACGGTGATTTATTTTGATCGTCGTTCAACTAAACCGTTGATAAGCTACAAAAAGGTCGTTCATTGAAGTAGCTTTGCATGAATTAAAATCGGCCACTGGGCATGCCAAACCATCACAATCGATGGCAATCAAAACTTGGACCCAATAGCTTGGATCCAATACATCAAAACCTCTACCAATTTGGGCCTCACTAATCACCGACTTCACAACCATTAATTAATAGATTTGCCCTAAAAAATATACCAAGTTCGCGCTTTCGCAATGATTGTCACATCAAACACTTCAATATCCAATTCCAAATCGTGTGAAGCCAAACACGCAGCATAACGTTAGATGTTCCCGATCAAAACTCACTACGAAATTTCACGCTTCAAAGCCATTTTTCGAAACGTCCTAATGGAGTTCTCACACGCCTTATTGGTGTACCGAAAAgattttggccatttcgggGGCCTGGGGCAAATTTTCACACCCTCAGccctggccaccgtcggctgcTCCAGGGCCCCGGGGTAACACCTGCCGCGGTGCTGCGAACGAGCTCATAAGATGCTAACCAGAACCGGACCTGGGTTGGGTGAAAaacaattgaattttattgccCGTTTTCGAGCGGCTCGAgcgccgttttttgttgttttttctcccGCATAATAATTATCATAATTTGATATTTCGAACCGTGCTCCTTGCGGTGTAGCAGCTTCCGTTTGAGCGGACATGCGCCTAAAGGCACCAGTGCTCCGCATAATTGTTTTCCATCCCCAATTCAATTACCTAGCGatatatattattttttaaatattttctcaaACTCCCAAGGGCCCTCCCGAAACGGGACGGAATGAACACGAAACAACACGATGGTTTTCACTGTCTTAGTCTAGTTTATTTCTCAAATCGAGTTTCGAAGTCTCAAGTTCCCGCACCTTAGTCCTCCATCTCGGCGGCACCCTCAAAGTCGCTGGACCGCTTGCCGTAGCCGCCGTATCCGTGGGCCGCCGGCTTCGGTGCCTCGTATCCGTGACCGTGTCCGTACTCCTTCTTCGGCGCCTCGTATCCACCGTGGCTGTGTCCGTACTCCTTCTTCGGGGCCTCGTAGTGGGCCTCCTTCTTCGGGGCCTCGTATCCGTGGGCGGCAGGCGCGTGGTAAGCGGGGGCCGGCGCATGGTAAGCGGGGGCCGGCGCATGGTAAGCGGGGGCCGGTGCGTGGTAAGCTGGAGCCGGAGCGTGGTACTCCTTCTTGGCCGGTGCGTGGTAAGCCGGGGCCGGCGCATGGtaggccggggccggtgcgtGGTGGTATCCTCCGTGCGACGGGTGGCAGGGCACGTGGGCGACGTGCGGGGCGCAGCCGACCAGCAGGTTCGAGCCACACTTCACGTGCGGGGCCTTCGCGGCGTACGCGTGCGAGACCGGGTGCGAGGGGTAGACGGGCTTTCCGTAGCCATCGGCGGAGCACACTCCCACCAACGCACTGACGGCGGCGATCACGACGAGGAACTGcattttgtttgcaaacttTGGACGGAGGACACAGGAGCGTTCGAggacacacgacacacggcaCTGACACTGTCCACCGTCCCGGGCGTTACCTTTTATACTACCGAGTGATCCGTTCGGGGCCCGGAGTTGGAAAATTGGCGACTTTCCCATTTTGCTGACTGCTCCGAAAGCTCCCGGCGGCTGACCCGGTTCCGTGGGTTCCGCGACTTCGGTTTCCACAACTTCAGCAACCGGCATGTTGACGTACGCGCAACTCGTAACATTATACCGATTCCGAGGTGGGCGCCACCCACCCCCCCTTGGTAATGGAGCCCATCTTCTGACAACCTCATTAACCGGAGGTCGGCGCcccagtttttgtttgctcccgCTTGCTAGGAACTAATTTCCGGTAACTAACCGGAGTTGGAGCCGGAATCAACCGGAATTGCGTTACATTGGCGGCTACCGTTCGCCCCAAAAACTGCTGACGGACTCGCTGGTGGCCGCTCGCACCGACGATGACAGGATAATTGTGATTAAATTGCTTCTCCGTCAGCGTGCCCCCTTGCAGACCAATCCCCGCGAGACAAAACTGTGAGGAGATGCAGGAGCATAATTAGCGCATGAATCACGAGTCCCCACGCAAAAGCCACGCGGCCacggagagcataaaatgaaaattgaattaagtGTAGCCGTACATCGTAACGAATCCCTTCAAATTAAAAGATACACACGAACCGTATCCACCGCCCGTGGCCGCCTCCTACATCGCCTCCCTCGCCCTGCCATGCAAATACGAGGATCATATCGATTCACTCAGAGGCTTAAGCCCTCAGAGCTGACTCGGCCATTCCCGGGGCCCCCAGGAACCGGGTTGCTAAATCTTCGTCTCGTGTGCGCCTCACTTCacgaaaatgtttgttttcgttctccCGAGACGGCACCAAACTAACGTGGCGCAATTCTTTCAATTTGATTTGTTCTGGTACACTTCGTCCGGAAACTTCACTCGGAATGATTACGTTCCGACGCAGATTTGAGCGGCATGTGAGGTTGACGGGCGACGTTACTGAAGCCAGGGTTCTGGTTTCGGCTCCGACTCACGACAGAGATTTTTCATGTAAAATTGCTTTTATCTTAGTGCGCCTGAAactaaaattgaaatttaatggaactttATCGCTATTACATTCCAGAAGTTTTCAGGCGTTGCTTGGTGTGTCTACAGAAATGTAAATCATATTGgtcgaaataaattttaaattggtT
It includes:
- the LOC128274054 gene encoding vitelline membrane protein 15a-2-like, with protein sequence MNTIVAAVILSIVVIGAMADYPAPKGYDAPKGYHAPAPAYHAPAPAHHGGYAHHSAPVVHAYAAKAPHVKCGANLLVGCAPNVAHVPCVPAHGGHGYGHAAPAHHGGYHAPAPAHGYRSFSEADQAFDLED
- the LOC128274114 gene encoding splicing factor 3A subunit 2-like; translation: MQFLVVIAAVSALVGVCSADGYGKPVYPSHPVSHAYAAKAPHVKCGSNLLVGCAPHVAHVPCHPSHGGYHHAPAPAYHAPAPAYHAPAKKEYHAPAPAYHAPAPAYHAPAPAYHAPAPAYHAPAAHGYEAPKKEAHYEAPKKEYGHSHGGYEAPKKEYGHGHGYEAPKPAAHGYGGYGKRSSDFEGAAEMED